In Candidatus Nanosynbacter lyticus, one genomic interval encodes:
- a CDS encoding RluA family pseudouridine synthase, giving the protein MKISPRTVLKIARLYQLADDNTPVKALCRLKVQTDESHIVAEFILNKQHFAVLYGSIVDEESIDELWPDRPANAEILPNPLDSSCTETPFQGKFVIMLHIVPTKQRLDVHLSTVFDLSISRSLWQKYIKAGYVSVNQRVVTTPKFEVDETDEIAVKLPEQEQASTELPILYEDDDVMVVNKPSGLLTHAKGGLSTEPTVAEIIRPKTSFASDTDRPGIVHRLDRDTSGVLIIAKNPDAAAHLQRQFAQRTTKKTYLAATDGVPKLAAAKIDLPIGRNPSAPSTFRVDPNGKPAQTAYRVLAATDTRALIELKPTTGRTHQLRVHMAYLNTPILGDRVYGKPNASRLMLHAQKLEITLPSGERKTFEAATPEEFKQLFPEEL; this is encoded by the coding sequence GTGAAAATTTCGCCGCGCACCGTCCTCAAGATCGCCAGGCTATACCAACTGGCAGATGACAATACGCCCGTCAAGGCCTTGTGCCGCTTGAAGGTTCAGACGGACGAATCGCACATCGTGGCGGAATTTATTTTGAACAAGCAACATTTCGCCGTACTATACGGCTCAATTGTCGACGAAGAATCAATTGACGAGCTGTGGCCTGACAGGCCCGCCAACGCCGAAATTTTACCAAATCCGCTTGATTCGAGCTGCACCGAGACGCCGTTTCAAGGCAAGTTCGTCATCATGCTCCACATCGTACCAACCAAACAGCGCCTGGACGTCCACTTGTCCACGGTATTTGACCTGTCAATTTCGCGCAGCCTCTGGCAAAAATACATCAAAGCCGGCTACGTGTCAGTCAACCAGCGAGTAGTAACGACGCCAAAGTTTGAGGTCGACGAGACTGACGAGATCGCCGTCAAGCTGCCAGAACAGGAGCAGGCGAGTACAGAACTGCCGATATTATACGAAGACGACGACGTGATGGTAGTAAATAAGCCGAGCGGACTCCTAACCCACGCCAAAGGTGGACTATCGACCGAGCCGACAGTAGCGGAAATTATTCGCCCCAAGACTTCGTTTGCCTCAGACACCGATCGGCCGGGCATCGTCCATCGGCTCGACCGCGACACTTCGGGTGTGCTGATTATCGCTAAAAATCCTGACGCTGCCGCCCATCTACAGCGGCAATTCGCCCAGCGCACCACCAAAAAAACCTACCTCGCGGCGACCGACGGCGTACCGAAATTAGCCGCCGCAAAGATTGACCTACCGATTGGCCGCAACCCGTCCGCGCCCAGCACCTTCCGTGTCGACCCGAATGGTAAGCCCGCCCAAACCGCCTACCGCGTACTGGCGGCGACTGACACTCGGGCGCTCATTGAACTTAAACCCACCACCGGCCGCACCCACCAACTCCGCGTCCATATGGCATACCTGAACACACCAATCCTCGGCGACCGCGTTTATGGCAAACCGAACGCCAGCCGCCTGATGCTTCACGCCCAGAAGTTAGAAATCACATTGCCATCTGGCGAGAGGAAAACATTTGAAGCGGCCACTCCAGAAGAATTCAAGCAGCTATTTCCAGAGGAATTGTAG
- the trpS gene encoding tryptophan--tRNA ligase: MKPSKPVILTGVRANNDIHIGNYFGAILPIVDMAKRRSSDFDINLFIPDLHSFTTPIDHSKLYDSILNNARIYTAAGLPLDNEAIHLYRQSRVPAHSELAWILDCFTGFGEMGRMTQFKDKSHKFLDEIDSKIHLPTSRQKAQDIVHTGISVGLFNYPVLMAADILLYGATYVPVGDDQTQHLEFTRDISERMNRKFGDLFIVPKPVAQQHQFFGNDQGLRIKDLMNPAKKMSKSDDSGKGVIFLGDEPEAAHKKIMSATTDSLGKVQYDRDNQPGISNLLEVLTLVRQDAGKDVSLEQTISEYAGMERYGDFKRIVADEVAEFLANFQARLAAVDDQAIESKLESSEHDMNIVANETLHRVQTAVGLRR; encoded by the coding sequence ATGAAACCATCCAAACCCGTCATCCTCACTGGCGTGCGCGCCAACAACGATATTCACATTGGCAATTATTTTGGTGCCATTTTGCCGATTGTCGATATGGCGAAGCGCCGCTCGTCCGATTTTGATATCAATCTGTTCATCCCCGATCTACACAGCTTCACCACGCCGATTGACCACAGCAAGTTGTACGATAGCATTTTAAATAACGCACGAATTTATACCGCCGCGGGACTGCCGCTAGATAATGAGGCGATTCACTTGTACCGCCAAAGCCGCGTCCCGGCACACAGCGAACTAGCGTGGATTTTGGACTGTTTCACTGGATTTGGAGAGATGGGTCGAATGACGCAGTTTAAAGATAAATCACACAAATTTCTTGATGAGATTGACAGTAAAATTCACCTACCAACTAGTAGACAGAAAGCGCAGGATATAGTTCATACAGGTATTTCCGTCGGTCTCTTCAACTACCCAGTCCTGATGGCCGCCGACATCTTGCTCTACGGCGCCACCTACGTGCCAGTCGGCGACGACCAAACGCAGCACCTGGAATTTACCCGCGACATCTCCGAGCGGATGAACCGCAAATTTGGCGACTTATTCATCGTACCAAAACCGGTCGCCCAGCAGCACCAATTCTTCGGCAACGACCAAGGCCTCAGGATCAAAGATCTGATGAACCCGGCCAAAAAGATGAGCAAATCCGACGACAGCGGCAAGGGCGTCATTTTCCTTGGCGACGAGCCAGAGGCAGCCCACAAAAAAATCATGAGCGCCACCACCGACTCATTGGGTAAGGTACAATACGACCGCGACAACCAGCCGGGCATTTCCAATCTGCTAGAGGTTTTAACACTGGTACGCCAGGATGCTGGAAAAGACGTCAGCTTGGAACAGACCATCAGCGAGTATGCCGGCATGGAGCGCTACGGCGATTTTAAGCGAATCGTAGCTGATGAAGTAGCGGAATTCTTAGCGAATTTCCAAGCGCGCTTGGCGGCAGTTGATGATCAGGCAATTGAGAGTAAGCTAGAGTCCAGCGAACACGATATGAACATCGTCGCCAACGAAACCTTGCACCGTGTCCAAACGGCCGTGGGGCTGCGGAGATAG
- a CDS encoding NUDIX domain-containing protein: MTKTIICKDVFGNQYTVPVDELNIRVGVYAVIIEDNKILLTRQWDGYSLIGGGVEKGETVEESIIREIKKETGLTIMPDKIIHQATTFFKRNAEAQANQSI; encoded by the coding sequence ATGACTAAAACCATCATCTGCAAAGACGTCTTCGGCAATCAATACACCGTTCCCGTTGACGAACTAAACATTCGCGTCGGCGTGTACGCAGTTATTATTGAGGATAATAAGATTCTTTTAACTCGGCAATGGGACGGTTATAGCTTGATTGGCGGCGGTGTCGAGAAGGGCGAAACGGTTGAGGAATCAATTATCCGCGAAATTAAGAAAGAAACTGGACTAACCATCATGCCGGATAAAATCATTCACCAAGCAACTACTTTCTTCAAACGCAACGCTGAGGCGCAAGCCAACCAGTCAATCTAG